From the Rhodanobacter soli genome, one window contains:
- a CDS encoding cupin domain-containing protein, which translates to MMDRLFDLARQAAQLEQAWRSKRLARVGDASLKLMRMDAQAYPDEVHAYAEGLLVLDGEMHLNVAGEAVTVSAGQLYMVSAGVSHAVRPDSHGTLLIIDA; encoded by the coding sequence ATGATGGATCGTCTTTTCGACTTGGCGCGGCAGGCTGCGCAATTGGAACAGGCCTGGCGGTCGAAGCGGCTGGCGCGCGTCGGCGACGCCAGCCTCAAGCTGATGCGCATGGATGCGCAAGCCTATCCGGACGAAGTGCATGCGTACGCCGAGGGCCTGCTGGTGCTCGACGGCGAAATGCACCTGAACGTGGCGGGCGAGGCAGTCACGGTGAGTGCGGGCCAGCTCTACATGGTGTCGGCTGGCGTATCCCACGCGGTTCGGCCGGACAGCCACGGAACCCTGCTGATCATCGACGCTTGA
- a CDS encoding DUF2249 domain-containing protein, which produces MSIDIASEQNVHLFDARGVARRFRHSAIFGAIGVLRSGETMRFVNDHDPIPLIAQLRERLGDHLTVTYRQRDADAVVIDFGITGLPVE; this is translated from the coding sequence ATGTCCATCGATATCGCTTCCGAACAGAACGTGCACCTCTTCGACGCGCGCGGCGTGGCGAGGCGTTTCCGCCACTCGGCCATCTTCGGGGCGATCGGCGTGCTGCGCTCGGGCGAGACGATGCGCTTCGTCAACGACCATGATCCGATCCCGCTGATCGCCCAGTTGCGCGAGCGCCTCGGCGACCACCTCACGGTGACCTATCGCCAGCGCGATGCCGACGCGGTGGTGATCGACTTCGGCATCACCGGCCTGCCGGTCGAGTGA
- a CDS encoding FmdE family protein, which yields MNYPAFYDQAPRIRMRDPLAAFLGAAENGLLEYSYLDAVRLAGHSCPTVAGAWLMARTALRALYPDEPAERGGVAVRMPAAEDEGVTGVIAQVLTLVTGAAAGNGFHGIGGRFVRQSLLGFSTSSGAGAVQFRRRDNGAAVAVELDLATVPAAPNLRELMVGALHPAATAEQRAAFAQAWQGRVQRLLLDHADDPQVLQLTRLN from the coding sequence ATGAATTACCCCGCGTTCTACGACCAGGCGCCGCGCATCCGCATGCGCGATCCGCTGGCGGCCTTCCTCGGCGCCGCCGAAAACGGCTTGCTGGAATATTCCTACCTTGATGCGGTACGCCTGGCCGGACATTCCTGTCCTACCGTGGCCGGCGCCTGGCTGATGGCGCGCACGGCGCTGCGCGCGCTGTATCCGGACGAGCCGGCCGAGCGCGGTGGCGTCGCGGTGCGCATGCCGGCCGCCGAAGACGAAGGCGTCACCGGCGTCATCGCCCAGGTACTGACCCTGGTCACCGGCGCCGCGGCCGGCAACGGCTTCCACGGCATCGGCGGCCGCTTCGTACGGCAGTCGCTGTTGGGTTTCTCGACTTCCTCGGGTGCCGGCGCGGTGCAGTTCAGGCGCCGCGACAACGGCGCTGCCGTGGCGGTGGAACTGGACCTGGCCACGGTGCCGGCGGCGCCGAACCTGCGCGAACTGATGGTCGGCGCACTCCACCCCGCCGCCACGGCGGAGCAGCGCGCGGCCTTCGCGCAGGCCTGGCAGGGTCGCGTGCAACGCCTGCTGCTGGACCATGCCGACGACCCGCAGGTGCTGCAGCTCACCCGGCTGAACTGA
- the ubiE gene encoding bifunctional demethylmenaquinone methyltransferase/2-methoxy-6-polyprenyl-1,4-benzoquinol methylase UbiE: MNNEQPKTIPAPVTHFGFRDVPVGDKQKLVGQVFTSVARSYDLMNDLMSFGIHRLWKRHFVAVSGVRRGDRVLDLAGGTGDIAALMKPVVGDEGEVVVGDINAAMLGVGRDRLTDRGLVSGLRWAQLNAEALPFPDNSFDAVTMAFGLRNVTDKDKALADICRVLKPGGRALVLEFSKVQNELFGKLYDFHSFKVLPKLGQLFAGDAGSYQYLAESIRKHPDQETLKGMMERAGFGRVEVRNLTNGVVAIHRAYKF; encoded by the coding sequence ATGAACAACGAGCAGCCCAAGACCATCCCGGCCCCAGTCACCCACTTCGGCTTCCGCGACGTGCCGGTGGGCGACAAGCAGAAGCTGGTCGGCCAGGTATTCACCTCGGTCGCGCGCAGCTACGACCTGATGAACGACCTGATGTCGTTCGGCATCCACCGGCTGTGGAAGCGCCACTTCGTGGCGGTCAGCGGCGTGCGCCGCGGCGACCGCGTGCTGGACCTGGCCGGCGGCACCGGCGACATCGCCGCGCTGATGAAACCGGTGGTCGGCGACGAGGGCGAGGTGGTGGTCGGCGACATCAACGCGGCGATGCTCGGCGTCGGCCGCGACCGCCTCACCGACCGCGGCCTGGTCTCCGGCCTGCGCTGGGCCCAGCTCAACGCCGAGGCGTTGCCGTTCCCGGACAACAGCTTCGACGCGGTGACCATGGCGTTCGGCCTGCGCAACGTCACCGACAAGGACAAGGCCCTGGCCGACATCTGCCGCGTGCTGAAGCCCGGCGGCCGCGCGCTGGTGCTGGAGTTCTCGAAAGTGCAGAACGAACTGTTCGGCAAGCTCTACGACTTCCACTCGTTCAAGGTGTTGCCGAAGCTGGGCCAGTTGTTCGCCGGCGACGCCGGCAGCTACCAGTACCTGGCCGAGTCGATCCGCAAGCATCCCGATCAAGAAACCCTGAAAGGTATGATGGAACGCGCCGGCTTCGGCCGCGTCGAGGTGCGCAACCTCACCAACGGCGTCGTGGCGATCCATCGCGCGTACAAGTTCTAG